The following are from one region of the Nocardioides marmotae genome:
- the whiA gene encoding DNA-binding protein WhiA yields MAMTAQVKAELANTQITKTCCRKAEVASMLRFAGGLHIVSGRIVVEAELDTGAAARRLRKDVAEVYGHQSDVVMVQGNGIRKGSRYLVRIVRDGESLARQTGLLDQRGRPVRGLPPAVVSGGGCDAVAAWRGAFLAHGSLTEPGRSSALEVTCPGPEAALAIVGVARRLGIQAKAREVRGVDRVVIRDGDAIGQLLTRLGAHESLMAWEERRMRREVRATANRLANFDDANLRRSARAAVAAGARVERAMEILGDEVPDHLKMAGALRLEHKQASLEELGQLHDPVLTKDAIAGRIRRLLAMADKRAEELGIPDTESSLTPDMLAEEV; encoded by the coding sequence ATGGCGATGACGGCACAGGTGAAGGCTGAGCTGGCGAACACCCAGATCACGAAGACCTGTTGTCGCAAGGCGGAGGTCGCCTCGATGCTCCGCTTCGCCGGCGGCCTGCACATCGTGAGCGGGCGGATCGTCGTGGAGGCCGAGCTCGACACCGGCGCCGCCGCCCGCCGGCTGCGCAAGGACGTCGCCGAGGTCTACGGCCACCAGTCCGACGTGGTGATGGTCCAGGGCAACGGCATCCGCAAGGGCAGCCGGTACCTCGTGCGCATCGTGCGTGACGGGGAGTCCCTGGCCCGCCAGACCGGCCTGCTCGACCAGCGCGGCCGGCCCGTGCGCGGGCTCCCGCCGGCCGTCGTCTCCGGTGGTGGCTGCGACGCGGTCGCGGCCTGGCGCGGGGCGTTCCTCGCGCACGGCTCGCTCACCGAGCCCGGCCGCTCCTCTGCCCTCGAGGTGACCTGCCCGGGCCCCGAAGCGGCCCTGGCGATCGTGGGCGTGGCCCGCCGGCTCGGCATCCAGGCCAAGGCGCGCGAGGTGCGCGGCGTCGACCGCGTGGTCATCCGCGACGGCGACGCGATCGGCCAGCTGCTGACCCGCCTCGGCGCGCACGAGTCGCTCATGGCCTGGGAGGAGCGCCGGATGCGGCGCGAGGTCCGGGCCACCGCCAATCGGCTGGCGAACTTCGACGACGCCAACCTGCGCCGCTCGGCCCGCGCCGCGGTCGCCGCGGGCGCCCGGGTCGAGCGGGCGATGGAGATCCTCGGCGACGAGGTCCCCGACCACCTGAAGATGGCCGGCGCGCTGCGCCTGGAGCACAAGCAGGCCTCGCTCGAGGAGCTCGGCCAGCTGCACGACCCGGTGCTCACCAAGGACGCCATCGCGGGGCGGATCCGCCGCCTGCTGGCGATGGCCGACAAGCGCGCCGAGGAGCTCGGCATCCCCGACACGGAGTCCTCGCTGACCCCGGACATGCTGGCCGAGGAGGTCTGA
- the gap gene encoding type I glyceraldehyde-3-phosphate dehydrogenase → MTVRVGINGFGRIGRNFFRAVRASGLDIEIVAVNDLTDNTSLAPLLKFDSILGRLDADVTASADEIRVGDQVIKTFAERDPANLRWADLGVDVVVESTGFFTDATKARAHVDAGGAKKVIISAPASNEDVTVVMGVNHESYDPAAHTVISNASCTTNCLAPMAKALHEGLGINKGLMTTIHAYTADQNLQDNIHKDPRRARAAALNMVPTSTGAAKAIGLVLPELKGKLDGYAMRVPVPTGSATDLTFEASRETSVEEVNEIVKAAADGKFLKYSTDPLVSTDIVTDPASCIFDAPLTKVIGNQVKVLGWYDNEWGYSNRLADLISYVGETL, encoded by the coding sequence GTGACTGTTCGCGTAGGCATCAACGGGTTCGGCCGGATCGGCCGCAACTTCTTCCGCGCCGTACGGGCGTCCGGTCTCGACATCGAGATCGTCGCCGTCAACGACCTGACCGACAACACGTCGCTCGCCCCGCTGCTGAAGTTCGACTCGATCCTGGGCCGGCTGGACGCCGACGTGACGGCCTCCGCGGACGAGATCCGCGTCGGGGACCAGGTCATCAAGACCTTCGCTGAGCGCGACCCCGCCAACCTGCGCTGGGCCGACCTGGGTGTCGACGTCGTCGTGGAGTCCACCGGCTTCTTCACCGACGCCACCAAGGCCCGCGCGCACGTCGACGCCGGCGGTGCCAAGAAGGTCATCATCTCCGCGCCGGCCTCCAACGAGGACGTCACGGTCGTCATGGGCGTCAACCACGAGTCCTACGACCCCGCGGCGCACACCGTCATCTCCAACGCCTCCTGCACCACCAACTGCCTCGCCCCGATGGCCAAGGCGCTGCACGAGGGCCTCGGCATCAACAAGGGCCTGATGACGACGATCCACGCCTACACCGCGGACCAGAACCTCCAGGACAACATCCACAAGGACCCGCGCCGCGCCCGGGCCGCCGCGCTCAACATGGTCCCGACCTCCACCGGTGCCGCCAAGGCCATCGGCCTGGTGCTGCCCGAGCTCAAGGGCAAGCTCGACGGGTACGCCATGCGCGTCCCCGTGCCCACCGGCTCGGCCACCGACCTCACCTTCGAGGCCTCCCGCGAGACCTCGGTCGAGGAGGTCAACGAGATCGTCAAGGCCGCCGCGGACGGCAAGTTCCTCAAGTACTCCACCGACCCGCTGGTCTCCACCGACATCGTCACCGACCCGGCGTCCTGCATCTTCGACGCCCCGCTGACCAAGGTCATCGGCAACCAGGTCAAGGTGCTCGGCTGGTACGACAACGAGTGGGGCTACTCCAACCGCCTCGCGGACCTCATCTCCTACGTCGGCGAGACCCTTTGA
- a CDS encoding phosphoglycerate kinase, protein MADLVAQGVAGKRVLVRSDLNVPLDGSTITDDGRIRASVPTIRTLAEAGARVVVTAHLGRPKGAPDPAYSLRPVAARLGELLGQEVAFAGDTVGESAHETVQALEDGQVAVLENVRFNAGETSKDDAERGAFADRLAALGDAFVSDGFGVVHRKQASVYDVAQRLPHALGGLVQAEVDVLRRLTEEPERPYVVVLGGSKVSDKLGVIDNLLGKADKLLIGGGMVFTFLKAQGYEVGKSLLEEDQVDVCREYLQRAAESGVQLILPTDVVVDTAFPSGDRTPEPRVVAASEIPSDALGLDIGPDSARAFAGALVGARTVFWNGPMGVFEVAAFADGTRAVAQALTEVTAEGGLSVVGGGDSAAAVRTLGFDEAAFGHISTGGGASLEYLEGKVLPGIQVLEDDE, encoded by the coding sequence CTGGCCGACCTCGTCGCGCAGGGGGTCGCGGGCAAGCGGGTGCTCGTCCGCTCGGACCTCAACGTCCCCCTCGACGGCAGCACGATCACCGACGACGGGCGCATCCGCGCCAGCGTCCCGACCATCCGCACGCTGGCCGAGGCCGGCGCGCGGGTGGTCGTGACCGCCCACCTCGGGCGTCCCAAGGGCGCCCCGGACCCGGCGTACTCCCTGCGTCCGGTGGCCGCGCGCCTCGGTGAGCTGCTCGGCCAGGAGGTCGCCTTCGCCGGCGACACCGTCGGCGAGTCGGCCCACGAGACCGTGCAGGCCCTCGAGGACGGTCAGGTCGCGGTCCTCGAGAACGTCCGCTTCAACGCGGGGGAGACCAGCAAGGACGACGCGGAGCGGGGTGCGTTCGCCGACCGGCTCGCGGCGCTCGGCGACGCGTTCGTCTCCGACGGCTTCGGCGTCGTGCACCGCAAGCAGGCTTCGGTGTACGACGTGGCGCAGCGGCTGCCGCACGCCCTCGGTGGGCTCGTGCAGGCCGAGGTCGACGTGCTGCGGCGGCTGACCGAGGAGCCCGAGCGGCCCTACGTGGTCGTGCTCGGCGGGTCGAAGGTCTCCGACAAGCTCGGCGTCATCGACAACCTGCTCGGCAAGGCCGACAAGCTGCTCATCGGCGGCGGCATGGTCTTCACCTTCCTCAAGGCCCAGGGCTACGAGGTCGGCAAGAGCCTGCTCGAGGAGGACCAGGTCGACGTGTGCCGGGAGTACCTCCAGCGCGCCGCCGAGAGCGGCGTCCAGCTGATCCTCCCGACCGACGTCGTCGTCGACACCGCGTTCCCCTCCGGGGACCGGACGCCCGAGCCGCGGGTCGTGGCCGCCTCGGAGATCCCCTCCGACGCCCTCGGCCTCGACATCGGGCCGGACTCCGCCCGCGCCTTCGCCGGCGCGCTGGTCGGCGCCCGCACGGTCTTCTGGAACGGCCCGATGGGCGTCTTCGAGGTGGCCGCGTTCGCCGACGGCACCCGGGCGGTCGCCCAGGCGCTGACCGAGGTCACCGCGGAGGGCGGCCTGTCCGTCGTCGGCGGCGGCGACTCCGCGGCCGCGGTGCGCACCCTCGGGTTCGACGAGGCCGCCTTCGGTCACATCTCCACCGGCGGTGGCGCCAGCCTCGAGTACCTCGAGGGCAAGGTGCTGCCCGGCATCCAGGTCCTGGAGGACGACGAGTGA
- the tpiA gene encoding triose-phosphate isomerase: MAAKRTPLMAGNWKMNLNHQEAVVLVQKLVWTLSDKRHDYAKAEVVVVPPFTDLRSVQTLVDGDRLSIKYGAQDVSVHESGAYTGEISAGMLAKLGCSYVVVGHSERREYHAETDAVVNTKAHRALAAGMTPIVCVGEGLEVRQAGQQVEHCVAQVTGSLAGFTAEQVAGLVVAYEPVWAIGTGEVATPDDAQEVCAAIRASIRGSLGDEAADGVRVLYGGSVKAANVAGIMTQPDVDGCLVGGASLQAEEFAGICRFYDMPVL, from the coding sequence ATGGCAGCCAAGCGCACCCCGCTGATGGCGGGGAACTGGAAGATGAACCTCAACCACCAGGAAGCGGTGGTGCTGGTCCAGAAGCTCGTGTGGACGCTCTCGGACAAGCGCCACGACTACGCCAAGGCCGAGGTCGTCGTGGTCCCGCCCTTCACCGACCTCCGGTCGGTGCAGACCCTGGTCGACGGCGACCGGCTCTCGATCAAGTACGGCGCCCAGGACGTCTCGGTCCACGAGTCCGGCGCCTACACCGGCGAGATCTCCGCCGGGATGCTGGCCAAGCTCGGCTGCTCCTACGTCGTCGTCGGTCACTCCGAGCGGCGCGAGTACCACGCCGAGACCGACGCGGTCGTCAACACCAAGGCCCACCGGGCGCTCGCGGCCGGCATGACGCCGATCGTGTGCGTCGGGGAGGGCCTGGAGGTCCGCCAGGCCGGCCAGCAGGTCGAGCACTGCGTCGCCCAGGTCACCGGCTCGCTCGCGGGCTTCACCGCCGAGCAGGTCGCCGGCCTGGTCGTCGCCTACGAGCCGGTCTGGGCGATCGGCACCGGCGAGGTCGCCACGCCGGACGACGCCCAGGAGGTCTGCGCGGCGATCCGTGCCAGCATCCGCGGCTCGTTGGGCGACGAGGCGGCCGACGGCGTCCGCGTGCTCTACGGCGGTTCGGTCAAGGCGGCCAACGTCGCCGGGATCATGACGCAGCCCGACGTGGACGGCTGCCTGGTCGGCGGGGCTAGCCTGCAGGCCGAGGAGTTCGCCGGGATCTGCCGCTTCTACGACATGCCGGTCCTGTGA
- the secG gene encoding preprotein translocase subunit SecG codes for MELLFTVILMLTSALMILLVLLHKGRGGGLSDMFGGGVSSSLGGSSVAERNLDRLTVGIGVIWFATVIALGLLLAYQG; via the coding sequence GTGGAACTCCTCTTCACCGTCATCCTCATGCTCACGAGCGCCCTGATGATCCTCCTCGTGCTCCTGCACAAGGGTCGTGGCGGCGGTCTGTCCGACATGTTCGGTGGTGGCGTCTCCAGCTCGCTGGGCGGTTCGTCCGTCGCCGAGCGCAACCTCGACCGCCTCACCGTCGGCATCGGTGTGATCTGGTTCGCGACCGTCATCGCCCTGGGCCTTCTCTTGGCCTACCAGGGTTAG
- a CDS encoding RNA polymerase-binding protein RbpA, which produces MAGGGNAIRGSRVGAGPMGEAERGEAAPRQAITYFCSNAHRSVVTFSVEATVPESWDCPKCGLPASVDSDNPPPAPKIEPYKTHLAYVKERRSDKEAADILDEALQLLRSRRKSGDLIF; this is translated from the coding sequence GTGGCTGGTGGAGGAAACGCGATTCGCGGGAGTCGGGTCGGTGCTGGCCCGATGGGCGAGGCCGAGCGTGGCGAGGCCGCGCCTCGTCAGGCGATCACCTACTTCTGCTCCAACGCCCACCGCTCGGTGGTGACGTTCTCCGTCGAGGCGACCGTCCCCGAGTCGTGGGACTGCCCGAAGTGCGGCCTGCCGGCGAGTGTCGACTCCGACAACCCGCCGCCGGCGCCGAAGATCGAGCCCTACAAGACCCACCTGGCCTACGTGAAGGAGCGGCGCTCCGACAAGGAGGCGGCCGACATCCTCGACGAGGCGCTGCAGCTGCTGCGGTCGCGCCGGAAGTCGGGCGACCTCATCTTCTGA
- the pgl gene encoding 6-phosphogluconolactonase, translated as MTIPASSSPRIEVHEDDRALATAVAGELLSRLADAQAAGRVPQIALTGGSIAEVVHREIARLAPGSEVDWTRVVVWWGDERFVEPGSPDRNADQAREAFLSVIGVSDENVHEVPTTAECATVEEAAAAYAEALATAGAAELEVVMLGLGPDAHVASLFPGHPALDVRGATTVAVHDSPKPPPERVSLTFEALNRNRALWFLVSGEGKAEAVARALAGRTGAGGEAADVHDVPAVGVTGGEETIWFLDRASASRL; from the coding sequence ATGACCATCCCCGCCTCCAGCAGCCCGCGCATCGAGGTGCACGAGGACGACCGCGCCCTCGCGACCGCCGTCGCCGGGGAGCTGCTCAGCCGGCTCGCCGACGCCCAGGCCGCCGGCCGGGTGCCGCAGATCGCGCTCACCGGCGGCAGCATCGCCGAGGTCGTGCACCGCGAGATCGCCCGGCTCGCGCCGGGCTCCGAGGTCGACTGGACCCGCGTGGTCGTGTGGTGGGGCGACGAGCGGTTCGTCGAGCCCGGCTCCCCGGACCGGAACGCCGATCAGGCGCGCGAGGCGTTCCTCTCGGTCATCGGCGTCTCCGACGAGAACGTCCACGAGGTGCCCACCACGGCCGAGTGCGCGACGGTGGAGGAGGCTGCGGCGGCGTACGCCGAGGCGCTGGCGACCGCGGGCGCGGCCGAGCTCGAGGTCGTGATGCTGGGCCTGGGGCCCGACGCCCACGTCGCCTCGCTGTTCCCCGGCCACCCGGCGCTGGACGTCCGCGGGGCCACCACGGTCGCGGTGCACGACTCCCCCAAGCCGCCGCCGGAGCGGGTGAGCCTGACCTTCGAGGCACTCAACCGCAACCGCGCGCTGTGGTTCCTGGTCAGCGGCGAGGGCAAGGCCGAGGCCGTGGCCCGCGCGCTGGCCGGGCGGACCGGCGCCGGCGGCGAGGCCGCCGACGTCCACGACGTGCCGGCCGTGGGCGTCACCGGCGGCGAGGAGACCATCTGGTTCCTCGACCGCGCCTCGGCCTCGCGCCTGTAG
- the pgi gene encoding glucose-6-phosphate isomerase, giving the protein MTAGPVDPTSTAAWARLAALAEGFSPDLRGWFAQDPGRVERWTHRAGDLLVDLSKSLADDAVLGALLDLADEVGLAARREAMFRGERINVTEDRAVLHTALRLPRDTPADQRPQVDGQDVVADVHAVLDRVYAFADRVRSGEWTGVTGEPVRTVVNIGIGGSDLGPVMAYEALAAYRQEGLECRFLSNIDPTDAATTLAGLDPATTLFVVSSKTFGTLETLTNARLCRAWLLDGLRERVGDDLDERAAVAQHFVAVSTALDKVADFGIDPDNAFGFWDWVGGRYSLDSAIGLSLAIAVGPDRFAEMLAGFHAVDEHFRTAEPARNVPLLMGLLNVWYVDHLGAQTHAVLPYSQLLHRFPAYLQQLTMESNGKSVRWDGSPVTTGTGEVFWGEPGTNGQHAFYQLLHQGTRLVPADFIAFANPAFPLADGEADVHELFLANFLAQTRALAFGKTAEEVRAEGTEGSVVPARVFSGNRPTTAIMAPELTPAVLGQLVALYEHITFVQGVVWGIDSFDQWGVELGKQLAQQVGPAIAGDADALAEQDPSTRALIAYYREHRRR; this is encoded by the coding sequence GTGACCGCTGGGCCGGTGGACCCGACCTCGACCGCGGCCTGGGCGCGGCTGGCGGCGCTGGCGGAGGGCTTCTCCCCCGACCTGCGCGGCTGGTTCGCCCAGGACCCCGGCCGCGTCGAGCGGTGGACGCACCGGGCCGGGGACCTGCTGGTCGACCTGTCCAAGTCCCTGGCCGACGACGCCGTCCTCGGCGCGCTGCTGGACCTCGCCGACGAGGTCGGGCTGGCGGCGCGCCGGGAGGCGATGTTCCGCGGGGAGCGGATCAACGTCACCGAGGACCGTGCCGTCCTGCACACCGCTCTGCGGCTCCCCCGCGACACCCCGGCCGACCAGCGGCCGCAGGTCGACGGCCAGGACGTCGTGGCCGACGTGCACGCGGTGCTCGACCGGGTCTACGCGTTCGCGGACCGGGTCCGCAGCGGGGAGTGGACCGGGGTCACCGGCGAGCCCGTCCGCACGGTCGTCAACATCGGCATCGGCGGGTCCGACCTGGGGCCGGTCATGGCCTACGAGGCCCTGGCGGCGTACCGCCAGGAGGGCCTGGAGTGCCGCTTCCTCAGCAACATCGACCCCACCGACGCGGCGACCACCCTCGCCGGGCTCGACCCGGCCACCACGCTGTTCGTCGTCTCCAGCAAGACCTTCGGCACCCTGGAGACCCTGACCAACGCCCGGCTGTGCCGGGCGTGGCTGCTCGACGGGCTGCGCGAGCGCGTCGGCGACGACCTCGACGAGCGCGCGGCCGTCGCGCAGCACTTCGTCGCGGTGTCCACCGCCCTGGACAAGGTCGCCGACTTCGGCATCGACCCCGACAACGCCTTCGGCTTCTGGGACTGGGTCGGTGGCCGCTACTCCCTCGACTCCGCGATCGGCCTCTCGCTGGCGATCGCGGTCGGGCCGGACCGGTTCGCCGAGATGCTCGCCGGCTTCCACGCCGTGGACGAGCACTTCCGCACCGCCGAGCCGGCGCGGAACGTCCCGCTGCTGATGGGGCTGCTCAACGTCTGGTACGTCGACCACCTCGGCGCCCAGACGCACGCGGTGCTCCCCTACTCCCAGCTGCTCCACCGGTTCCCGGCCTACCTCCAGCAGCTGACGATGGAGTCCAACGGCAAGAGCGTGCGGTGGGACGGCAGCCCCGTCACCACCGGCACCGGCGAGGTCTTCTGGGGCGAGCCCGGCACCAACGGGCAGCACGCGTTCTACCAGCTCCTCCACCAGGGCACCCGGCTCGTGCCGGCCGACTTCATCGCCTTCGCGAACCCCGCCTTCCCGCTCGCGGACGGCGAGGCCGACGTCCACGAGCTGTTCCTCGCCAACTTCCTCGCCCAGACCCGGGCGCTGGCGTTCGGCAAGACCGCCGAGGAGGTGCGCGCCGAGGGGACCGAGGGGTCCGTCGTCCCCGCCCGGGTCTTCTCCGGCAACCGGCCGACCACCGCGATCATGGCGCCCGAGCTGACCCCTGCCGTGCTCGGCCAGCTCGTGGCGCTCTACGAGCACATCACCTTCGTCCAGGGCGTCGTCTGGGGGATCGACAGCTTCGACCAGTGGGGCGTGGAGCTCGGGAAGCAGCTCGCGCAGCAGGTGGGCCCGGCGATCGCCGGGGATGCCGACGCGCTGGCCGAGCAGGACCCCTCCACCCGCGCCCTCATCGCCTACTACCGGGAGCACCGGCGCCGATGA
- the tal gene encoding transaldolase has protein sequence MSDRLQALADAGVSIWLDDLSRERIETGNLADLVASRSVVGVTTNPTIFASAIANGERYDEQVRKLVADGRPVEEVVFELTTEDVRNACDVLAPVAERTAHDGRVSIEVEPDLANDTEGTIASARQLWAAVDRPNAMIKIPATLEGLPAITTAISEGISVNVTLIFSEERYRTVMDAYLTGLEQAREAGHDLSRIRSVASFFVSRVDTEVDKRLEAVGTEIALALRGKAAVANALVAYDAFAEVVASDRWRALADAGANMQRPLWASTGVKNPDYEDTMYVTGLVVPETVNTMPEKTLEAFADHGEVLGDVVTGKGGEGRALLERLTEVGVDFDDVLLALEQEGVEKFKKSWTELVETVQGQMEKAGA, from the coding sequence GTGAGTGATCGTTTGCAGGCCCTGGCTGACGCCGGCGTCTCGATCTGGCTCGACGACCTCTCGCGGGAGCGGATCGAGACCGGCAACCTCGCCGACCTCGTCGCGTCCCGCTCGGTCGTCGGGGTGACCACCAACCCGACCATCTTCGCCTCGGCCATCGCCAACGGCGAGCGGTACGACGAGCAGGTGCGCAAGCTCGTCGCCGACGGCCGCCCCGTCGAGGAGGTGGTCTTCGAGCTGACCACCGAGGACGTCCGCAACGCCTGCGACGTGCTGGCCCCCGTGGCCGAGCGCACCGCCCACGACGGGCGGGTCTCGATCGAGGTCGAGCCCGACCTCGCCAACGACACCGAGGGCACCATCGCCTCGGCCCGCCAGCTGTGGGCAGCCGTCGACCGACCGAACGCGATGATCAAGATCCCGGCGACCCTCGAGGGCCTGCCGGCGATCACCACCGCGATCTCGGAGGGGATCAGCGTGAACGTGACGCTGATCTTCAGCGAGGAGCGCTACCGCACCGTCATGGACGCCTACCTCACCGGGCTGGAGCAGGCCCGCGAGGCCGGCCACGACCTCTCCCGGATCCGCTCGGTCGCCTCGTTCTTCGTCTCCCGGGTCGACACCGAGGTCGACAAGCGCCTCGAGGCGGTCGGCACCGAGATCGCGCTGGCGCTGCGCGGGAAGGCCGCCGTCGCGAACGCGCTGGTGGCCTACGACGCCTTCGCCGAGGTCGTCGCCTCCGACCGGTGGCGCGCGCTGGCCGACGCGGGGGCGAACATGCAGCGCCCGCTGTGGGCCTCGACCGGGGTGAAGAACCCCGACTACGAGGACACGATGTACGTCACCGGGCTGGTCGTCCCCGAGACCGTCAACACGATGCCGGAGAAGACCCTCGAGGCGTTCGCCGACCACGGCGAGGTCCTCGGCGACGTCGTCACCGGCAAGGGCGGCGAGGGCCGCGCGCTGCTGGAGCGGCTGACCGAGGTCGGCGTGGACTTCGACGACGTGCTGCTCGCCCTGGAGCAGGAGGGCGTGGAGAAGTTCAAGAAGTCCTGGACCGAGCTCGTCGAGACCGTGCAGGGCCAGATGGAGAAGGCCGGGGCGTGA
- the tkt gene encoding transketolase, with the protein MPDLEWNDLDDKAVDTARVLAMDAVQRVGNGHPGTAMSLAPVAYLLFQKVMRHDPADPTWIARDRFVLSCGHSSITLYTQLFLGGFGLELEDIKALRTWGSKTPGHPELGHTAGVEVTTGPLGQGVANAVGMAMSGRRVHGLLDPDAAEGESLFDHHVYALCSDGDLQEGVSGEASSIAGTQQLGNLTVIYDRNRISIEGDTDVAFTEDVAKRYEAYGWHVQTVDWTNGGKKYREDVPALHQAIVEAREVTDRPSLIVLDTIIAWPAPNAQGTEKAHGSALGDEEVAATKEILGWDPEQRFQVPPEVLEHTRALRTRGSGWGQEWDERYAAWSAANPERAELLHRLKARELPEGIADALPTFEPDAKGVATRSASGKVINALAPVLPELWGGSADLAGSNNTTITSAPSFIPEGRSTRDWTGDPHQGRVLHFGIREHGMGAIMNGIAADKLTRVFGGTFLTFSDYMRGAVRVAALSQLAVTYVWTHDSIGLGEDGPTHQPIEHLASLRAMPGLDVVRPADANETAAAWLQILRHVDRPAALALTRQNVPVFPRGTDGFATTDDVAKGGYVLVDAESGDPDVILMGTGSEVQLAVEARELLAADGIAARVVSLPCLEWFEEQSTAYRETVLPPTVKARVSVEAGVKQGWREYVGDHGKIVSIDRFGASADYARIYQEYGITARAVADAAKDSLRIATE; encoded by the coding sequence GTGCCCGACCTCGAGTGGAACGACCTCGACGACAAGGCGGTGGACACCGCCCGGGTGCTGGCGATGGACGCGGTCCAGCGGGTCGGCAACGGCCACCCGGGTACCGCGATGAGCCTGGCGCCGGTCGCCTACCTGCTCTTCCAGAAGGTGATGCGGCACGACCCCGCCGACCCGACCTGGATCGCGCGCGACCGCTTCGTGCTCTCCTGCGGGCACTCCAGCATCACCCTCTACACCCAGCTCTTCCTCGGCGGCTTCGGCCTCGAGCTCGAGGACATCAAGGCGCTGCGCACGTGGGGCTCCAAGACCCCCGGCCACCCCGAGCTCGGCCACACCGCGGGCGTCGAGGTGACCACCGGCCCCCTCGGCCAGGGCGTCGCGAACGCCGTCGGCATGGCGATGTCCGGGCGTCGCGTGCACGGCCTGCTCGACCCCGACGCCGCGGAGGGCGAGAGCCTGTTCGACCACCACGTCTACGCGCTGTGCTCCGACGGCGACCTGCAGGAGGGCGTCAGCGGCGAGGCGTCCTCGATCGCCGGCACCCAGCAGCTGGGCAACCTCACCGTGATCTACGACCGCAACCGGATCTCGATCGAGGGCGACACCGACGTCGCGTTCACCGAGGACGTCGCCAAGCGCTACGAGGCCTACGGCTGGCACGTGCAGACCGTCGACTGGACCAACGGCGGCAAGAAGTACCGCGAGGACGTCCCCGCCCTCCACCAGGCGATCGTCGAGGCCCGCGAGGTCACCGACCGGCCCTCGCTCATCGTGCTCGACACGATCATCGCCTGGCCCGCGCCCAACGCGCAGGGCACCGAGAAGGCGCACGGCAGCGCGCTGGGCGACGAGGAGGTCGCGGCCACCAAGGAGATCCTCGGCTGGGACCCCGAGCAGCGCTTCCAGGTGCCGCCGGAGGTGCTCGAGCACACCCGCGCCCTGCGCACCCGCGGCTCCGGCTGGGGCCAGGAGTGGGACGAGCGGTACGCCGCCTGGTCGGCCGCCAACCCCGAGCGCGCCGAGCTACTGCACCGGCTCAAGGCCCGCGAGCTCCCCGAGGGCATCGCCGACGCCCTGCCGACCTTCGAGCCCGACGCCAAGGGCGTCGCCACCCGCTCGGCCTCCGGCAAGGTCATCAACGCCCTCGCCCCGGTCCTGCCCGAGCTGTGGGGCGGCTCGGCCGACCTGGCCGGCTCCAACAACACCACCATCACCTCGGCGCCGTCGTTCATCCCCGAGGGCCGCAGCACCCGCGACTGGACCGGCGACCCCCACCAGGGCCGCGTCCTCCACTTCGGCATCCGCGAGCACGGCATGGGCGCGATCATGAACGGAATCGCGGCCGACAAGCTGACCCGCGTCTTCGGCGGCACCTTCCTCACCTTCTCCGACTACATGCGCGGCGCGGTCCGGGTGGCGGCGCTGAGCCAGCTGGCCGTCACCTACGTGTGGACCCACGACTCGATCGGCCTCGGCGAGGACGGCCCGACCCACCAGCCGATCGAGCACCTGGCCTCGCTGCGCGCGATGCCGGGCCTCGACGTCGTCCGCCCGGCCGACGCCAACGAGACGGCCGCCGCGTGGCTGCAGATCCTGCGCCACGTCGACCGCCCGGCCGCCCTGGCGCTGACCCGCCAGAACGTCCCGGTGTTCCCGCGCGGCACGGATGGCTTCGCCACGACCGACGACGTCGCCAAGGGCGGCTACGTCCTGGTCGACGCCGAGAGCGGCGACCCCGACGTGATCCTCATGGGCACCGGCTCGGAGGTGCAGCTGGCCGTCGAGGCCCGCGAGCTGCTCGCCGCCGACGGCATCGCCGCGCGCGTGGTCTCGCTCCCCTGCCTGGAGTGGTTCGAGGAGCAGTCGACGGCGTACCGCGAGACCGTGCTGCCCCCGACCGTCAAGGCCCGGGTCTCGGTCGAGGCCGGCGTGAAGCAGGGCTGGCGCGAGTACGTCGGCGACCACGGCAAGATCGTCTCCATCGACCGGTTCGGCGCCTCGGCCGACTACGCCCGGATCTACCAGGAGTACGGCATCACCGCCCGCGCGGTCGCCGACGCCGCGAAGGACAGCCTCCGCATCGCCACCGAGTGA